Genomic window (Helianthus annuus cultivar XRQ/B chromosome 3, HanXRQr2.0-SUNRISE, whole genome shotgun sequence):
ataagtaaaaaaaaatcaaagtggttaaatcgcaaaagatgaaaacttttgaattagaagtgaaaaatcaaattaatcaaaggggttaaattgtataagatgaaaacttttgaattagaagttaaaaatcaaattaatcaaagaggttaaattaccaaaaattaaaactttaaactcaaattgtcaaagattaaaactctagggttaaaaaagaaacaaagattaaaactttaaacttaacttctcaaagattgaaactttaaaAATAGAAAGGAAAAatccacttttttttttttttttgaaaaactccaaaAGCCAATGGTACAACTACCATATGCATAAATTAGTTGCTTATTAATAAGGTTTTAATTTTAATTAGACCCATCCGTACTAACTCCATCCATGTATATCGTTAAGTGTTAATTTCCACCAAACAGTTAACAATATAAATGGATGGAGTTTGTGAGGGTACGTCTAATTGGAACGAAAATGAAACCAATAGTATTATTTTGCCAATTTTTAAATTAAAAGATTGTAATAGTTATTCTTACCAAACCACATGAACGAAAAAAGTAATTAAATCTTTTTTATACTACAAACAAGAAAACAATTGTATGCTTCTCTTAATACCCCTTTAATTTTTATTCAAAGATGGGATCAACAATATTATAGCTGGGCCGTTATAAACAATATTAACTGGGCTGTACCTTCAACTTCAAATTGCCCAATGAACAGATTAGGTTAGCTATCTTCCTCTGCCCTATTCGGCTATACACCATTCATTTTAAAACTTTTATATCTAATGTGAGCCCAAGGCTTTTTAGCTAATAGGCTAAACCCAAAAGCAACTGGGCCCAATAACACCTACTAGTTTTGGGCCTAAATCTGTAGACAAATTATTCTTTTCACAGTCCCTATAGCGGTTACAACTTACAAACCAACTCTATTTTCTTCTTCTACGTTGTTTCAGGAAACCGCTCATTTTCCCATATTTTTCGGTCACTAAAGATTTACGTTATGTGCATGTGTCTTGAAATTCTGTGAGTACAAACCGAAAATTGTGCAGAAGAATAACCATATATCAAATGCATACACCTGTAATATAGCTATAGATAGAGAAACATATATTCAGAAATCGAAAATTTTCTGTCCCCTAGAAAGCAGAAATTATATTGTACACATGCATAAACGTATAAAGCAACGGACAAAGGATTCATATTTCAATCAATATCAATGGATTGTTTCTCTATGTTGTGATCAATAACTGTAAATTTTCAGATATTTTTCATTTTTGGATCATTTAAGAGATATTTGAAGAAACTATACGCTATAGATCAGGTTTCGGATAGTAagctttgtttctttttttttaattttattttcatCAATTGCATATGTGAATTTAATTCTATGTTATATGTTAGTCAGATTGTAGTTGATATCGTGACAATATTTTTGGTTGGAAAATGGATATCAGGGTTTGAAATTGAGAAAAGATGGAACAAAGAAGTGCGTTTGTGTCGGCGTTGAGTGTGGGAATAGGAATAGGAGTTGGGCTTGGAGTGGGGAGGACGGTGAATCGTTTGACCAGCGGTGGTGATTCGTCCGCAAACGGCATCACGCCACAGATAATGGAGCGTGAAATGAAAAGTATGATTATTGATGGTAAAGACAGCAAGGTCACTTTCTATGAATTTCCATATTATCTAAGGTAAGACAATTCTTGTGCAATTTGTATTTTCAGGAAGATTTACGGTTATTTCATATAATTTGTCTCTTATCTTTTGTCTATCGAAGAACTTTTCATATATGTATGCCAATGTTTGCTCTTAAAATTGTATGTGCAAATGAGCCTAACAAGATCTCCGAGAATTAAATTGTGTTATAACTAATAGGGTTGAAACATATTGCTTAATTACCATGAGCTACTTTGAATGTCACATTAATCTGGATGGAATAAAGTTATATTACAACCGCGGGACAATTTAAGTCGTTTGAAATCAATAATTTACCTCCTTATTTGGTTCATTAACATTTAATTTTGCTGACCGTTTTAACAGTGAGCAGACAAGGACCTTACTGACTAGTGCTGCCTTTGTTTATTTAAAGAATATCGATTTTGCTAAGCACACACGGAACCTTGCTCCTGCAAGCCGAACTATATTGTTATCAGGGCCTGCTGGTTAGTTGTTTAATGTTCTTCTGTTTGTCTTGATAAATATTTTTTCTTAATTTTCTTGCTTGTTGTGGGTTTTGAAGAACTTTATCAGCAAATGCTTGCCAAGGCTTTGGCTCATTTTTTTGATGCCAAACTGCTATTGCTGGATGTTACAGATTTCTCACTAAAGGTGAGTGTCAATAAAATTGTTTTTTGATATGTACTTCTACTAATCTTGTTTATTGTTTTGTATCAGCTCCAAAGCAAATACGGGGCTTCTGTTAAAACAAATGTAAGCATACTGATTATAACCTCTTATTTCTTGGATTGGATTAGGGTCTGTTTAGTAGTACATGGAATGCATTTTCTATTGCATGCTGTCACATTTACAAATGAGAAGGTGAGGTTTATGTTGAGTACTTCATTAACTGACGCGTATATTTCTAGTCCTTGAAAAGGTCTATATCAGAAACAACTTTGGCGAGAATGTCTGGCTTATTCGAATCAGGACTGTGCGTGGTCCAACCCAAACCCGAAAGAAGAGGTATTTAAGTTCATTTGTCATATGTACTATTTGAGACCGTTTATTAATTTCATCATGTAAGAAAGTCCCATGTTACACAAGCCACTTGATATGAAAAGTAGAAGAAAATCATATATGTTGGAGACTCCTAATTATTTTTCCATGGTGTTGTATTtagcttgtttttttttttttcctgttTTAATGTTGGATAGCTGTTTTGCAGGGGGCTTACGTAGACAAAGCAGTGTTGCAGATTTAGGAACAAGGTATGAATTATGATACCCTTAGCTGTTGATTGAAATAATTTGCATCCTGAAAGTTGGTGGTTGTgttctattttgtcattttcaattGCAGAGGGCCTGAAGCTATCCAGAATCCCCCAAACCTGAGGAGAAATGCATCTACGGCAGCTAATATGAACGAGCTTGCTTCAAACTATACTCCTGTAAATCCAGGTAAAAAGCCAGAAACAGGTCCAATGATGCTAACTAATTGGCATCTTTAGAGTGAAAAATGGTATTGTCGGTTTGGGGCTACTGTATTCGGTTTGGTACTAAATGGTTTCTTTAGAACTGGCAAATGCTATGATCAAAACAGAATAGTGTTTTGAAAGTTGTTATGGTTAGAGTTCTATGTTAGGAGTGGTACAAATatgatattttatttttatttttttgcttcttttatgttGTGTCTCTGCATTCTCAGCTCCACTTAGACGAACAAGCAGCTGGTCTTTTGATGAAAAGCTTTTTGTACAGACCCTATACAAGGTATCATGTCTTCCTTACTTTCCTTTACTATAAAACCGGGTTATTGAATTTTGACCCATTTTCTTATGAGCAAGTGGATTTCGGTTGTGTTTTATTCCAGATGTCTGAAACatgtcaaataaaaaaaaagaacaaaaatctaaaaaatgAATGGGTCAAATGGGTCCCATAGGTCAAACAACTTGAAAGTCAACCATAATCTATTTTTATGGATGCAACCCCCAAAATCCTTTTTCTGTAAAGCTTTAGATTATTACAAAACTAATAAAATAATTTTTGTAATCGTAATTAACATAAccggtttaaaaaaataaatatacgcAAATTGTTTGTGGGTCAAGTCAGCCACCCAGCCCACAACTTGTGCCAAAAAAATGATTTGATCCAACCCGCACATGTTTCAACCTGTTACCAACCCCCTCGGCCAGCCTATCTAGCCACCTCTATGTACAAGGTTAAATTGGTTTAATCCCGTGGAAGCTCTGTGAGATTATTGCATGAACatgtatatagatatatttttCCTACGCTTGCAGGTTCTTACTCAAACGTCAAACAACACTCCGATTGTGTTATATCTTAGAGATGTCGCGAAGTTCCTAGGAAAATCACAAAGGATATATACCTTATTCCAGAAAATGTTGAAAAAACTATCTGGACCAGTACTAATCCTAGGGTCACAAGTTGCGGAACTTGATACAGACTACAATCTAGTCGACGAGAGGATTACTTCTGTGTTTCCATACACCATTGATATCAAACCTCCCGAGGAAGAAGACCATCTCGTTAGTTGGAAGAACCAGTTGCAAGAAGACATGAAGATGATCCAGTTTCAAGATAACAGAAATCATATTAGTGAAGTTCTTGCAGCTAATGATCTTGAGTGTGATGATCTTGGTTCTATATGTGTATCTGACACAATTGCTCTCAGCAAATACATCGACGAAGTGGTGGTATCAGCAATTTCTCATCATCTAACAAGTACTAAGAATCCTAACTACAGAAATGGAAGACTAGTTATTTCTGCTGAAAGGTCTGTTTATTAGCAGTTTATGTGAATATGAGTCGACTAATGTTTGTTATTGCTAATTTGTTGTCTTGAAAATGGAGCAGTTTGGCCCACGGATTGAGTCTATTCCATGAAGTTAAATCTATAAAAAATAACCCATCGAAGGTTAGTTCTCTACATGTATAATTTTATGACGCTTAAATATGGGAATTTCAATTTACTTACTACGATTAACTACAGGAGACAACAGGGAAAGGTGCTGCTGGCACAAAATCAGAAACAAAACCTGAAGCTGCCGCTCCTAGTGAAGCAGAAGCAGCGGCCCCTAAGAATGCGGATAATGTTGCTCCCCCACCAGCAAAAGCTCCAGTAAGTCCAACATTCTCGATCAAACTGTTGTTGTATAAtacatagggctgtaaacgaaccgaacgaacacgaacaaggccttgttcgtgttcgttcgttaaggaaataaatgtgttcacgaacggttcatgaacgcttaccgaacgagattttatgttcgtgttcgttcgttaaggaaatgagcgtggtcgcgaacggttcacgaacacaaatgaacacaaataAGTTTGGCGAatgcgacgaaggataaagatagatggcccagagattagcactcgaacttgaatcccttattgtggaacggaggtcgatcgtattcgcctatgtaaataatgagaaatgaaagggaaatgatgcataaaaaaggtgaaagtgggtttgctagtttaattgttagggtaataaaataataaaagtttaATGATATataaagtacaaataaaatataagaaagtacaaagatcttcaattaaaacacaaacatacgaacataaacgaacgcaatcaacgaatgttcacgaacacgttcacgaacaccttaccgaacgttcacgaacacaatcaaacgaacgagacctctgttcatgttcgttcatttaactaatcgaacgaaatttcttgttcatgttcgttcgtttattaaacgaacgaacataaacgaacttcccgccaaacggttcacgaactgttcgttgaacgttcggttcgtttacagccttaATAATACATGCTAGAAGTTGCAATGCAAAATAGGCAAGGCTAACATTTCGGGGTTGACGCAAGACACTCTTCTTCCAAGGTTTCTTCCTAATAGTTAGTGCATCAAATATGATCATGAAAAGTATATTCTTTTGGTGATACTTTTACTTCTTGAATAGTATTATAAAAAAGTGAACACTCGTGACGAAAAAACCCACACAATAGGaaaattaaaaaaactaatgTATAATAAGCACAGTAATTTTAAAAA
Coding sequences:
- the LOC110930405 gene encoding uncharacterized protein LOC110930405 translates to MEQRSAFVSALSVGIGIGVGLGVGRTVNRLTSGGDSSANGITPQIMEREMKSMIIDGKDSKVTFYEFPYYLSEQTRTLLTSAAFVYLKNIDFAKHTRNLAPASRTILLSGPAELYQQMLAKALAHFFDAKLLLLDVTDFSLKLQSKYGASVKTNSLKRSISETTLARMSGLFESGLCVVQPKPERRGGLRRQSSVADLGTRGPEAIQNPPNLRRNASTAANMNELASNYTPVNPAPLRRTSSWSFDEKLFVQTLYKVLTQTSNNTPIVLYLRDVAKFLGKSQRIYTLFQKMLKKLSGPVLILGSQVAELDTDYNLVDERITSVFPYTIDIKPPEEEDHLVSWKNQLQEDMKMIQFQDNRNHISEVLAANDLECDDLGSICVSDTIALSKYIDEVVVSAISHHLTSTKNPNYRNGRLVISAESLAHGLSLFHEVKSIKNNPSKETTGKGAAGTKSETKPEAAAPSEAEAAAPKNADNVAPPPAKAPEVPDNEFEKRIRPEVIPAHEVGVTFADIGALNEIKESLQELVMLPLRRPDLFVGGLLKPCRGILLFGPPGTGKTMLAKAIANEAGASFINVSMSTITSKWFGEDEKNVRALFTLAAKVSPTIIFVDEVDSMLGSRSKGGEHEAMRKIKNEFMTHWDGLLSKTGQKQILVLAATNRPFDLDEAIIRRFERRIMVGLPSVEQRENIMRTLLSKESVVEGLDFRELANMTDGFSGSDLKNLCTTAAYRPVRELIQQERKKDIAKKIQAESGVGSQTPEDPKDRVITIRPLNLKDFREAKTQVAASFAAEGSIMSELKQWNDQYGEGGSRKKEQLSYFL